A window of the Tunturibacter empetritectus genome harbors these coding sequences:
- a CDS encoding metal-sensitive transcriptional regulator, translated as MATKKTDLQSESAMTGSCACEIGESERKATGVDPEIKASNLRRLRRLEGQIRGLQRMVEDDRYCADILTQVSSVQEALRSVARALMRNHLSHCATQAIRSGSLEQRQAMYDELLELIYKNAR; from the coding sequence ATGGCTACGAAAAAAACGGATCTTCAATCTGAAAGCGCGATGACAGGTTCCTGCGCCTGTGAGATAGGCGAATCGGAACGCAAGGCTACCGGAGTCGATCCTGAGATAAAGGCCTCCAACCTGCGCCGTCTGCGGCGACTCGAAGGACAGATCCGAGGCTTGCAGCGTATGGTCGAGGACGATCGCTACTGCGCCGACATTCTGACCCAAGTGTCGTCTGTGCAGGAGGCGCTTCGTTCGGTGGCTCGTGCGCTAATGCGGAATCACCTCTCTCACTGCGCGACTCAGGCAATTCGCAGCGGATCGTTGGAGCAGAGGCAGGCGATGTACGATGAGCTACTCGAACTCATCTATAAAAACGCGCGCTAA